A genomic window from Flintibacter sp. KGMB00164 includes:
- a CDS encoding class I SAM-dependent rRNA methyltransferase has translation MKQSRPYPVYTVTPKGERAILSGHPWVYAEELTDQPDPAPANGGLVDVVSSKGRYLGTGLLSQHSKIRVRLLSRNANDRFDENFWRRRVEYAWAYRKTVMGPEDLSCCRVIFGEADQFPGLTVDRFGPVLVTQTLSYGMEQLKSVLFPILVDVLRQDGQDIQGIFERNDVALRTREGLEENKGWFPLEGLTHPQETWTEICENGVRYRVDFENGQKTGFFLDQKYNRREVAKLARGKRVLDCFTHTGSFALNAALGGAEHVTAVDVSQAAVDLARDNAVLNGLEGRMDFLCADVFDLLPTLEHQPDYDFIILDPPAFTKSRKTARNAMRGYKEINYRAMKLLPRGGYLATASCSHFATEEMFIKMLRSAAADAGRQLRQIEVRQQAPDHPILWNVEETNYLKFFLFQVI, from the coding sequence ATGAAACAAAGCCGCCCCTATCCCGTCTATACCGTCACTCCCAAAGGGGAGCGGGCTATTCTGTCCGGCCACCCCTGGGTGTACGCAGAAGAGCTCACCGACCAGCCCGATCCCGCCCCCGCCAACGGCGGGCTGGTGGACGTGGTCAGCAGCAAGGGCCGCTACCTGGGTACCGGCCTTTTGAGCCAGCACAGCAAGATCCGGGTACGGCTTCTCAGCCGCAACGCCAACGACCGCTTTGACGAGAACTTCTGGCGCCGTCGGGTGGAATACGCCTGGGCCTACCGCAAGACGGTGATGGGGCCGGAGGATCTCAGCTGCTGCCGGGTGATCTTCGGCGAGGCCGACCAGTTCCCCGGCCTGACGGTGGACCGCTTCGGCCCGGTGCTGGTGACCCAGACCCTGTCCTACGGCATGGAGCAGCTGAAATCCGTTCTCTTCCCCATTCTGGTGGATGTGCTGCGCCAGGACGGTCAGGATATCCAGGGCATTTTTGAGCGCAACGATGTGGCCCTCCGCACCCGGGAGGGACTGGAGGAAAACAAGGGCTGGTTCCCCCTGGAGGGGCTGACCCATCCCCAGGAAACCTGGACCGAGATCTGCGAGAATGGCGTACGCTACCGGGTAGACTTTGAAAACGGCCAAAAGACCGGCTTCTTCCTGGATCAGAAGTACAACCGCCGGGAGGTGGCCAAGCTGGCCCGGGGCAAGCGTGTGCTGGACTGCTTTACCCACACGGGAAGCTTTGCCCTCAATGCCGCTTTGGGCGGCGCGGAACACGTCACCGCCGTGGATGTGAGCCAGGCGGCGGTGGACCTGGCCCGGGACAACGCGGTGCTTAACGGTCTGGAAGGGCGCATGGATTTCCTCTGTGCCGACGTCTTTGATCTGCTGCCCACTCTGGAGCACCAGCCGGACTACGACTTTATCATTCTGGACCCGCCTGCCTTCACCAAATCCCGGAAAACCGCCCGCAACGCCATGCGTGGCTACAAGGAGATCAACTACCGGGCCATGAAGCTGCTGCCTCGCGGCGGCTATCTGGCCACCGCCAGCTGCAGCCACTTTGCCACCGAGGAGATGTTTATCAAAATGCTCCGCTCCGCCGCCGCCGATGCCGGGCGGCAGCTGCGGCAGATCGAGGTGCGCCAGCAGGCCCCCGACCACCCCATCCTCTGGAACGTGGAGGAGACCAACTACCTGAAGTTCTTCCTCTTCCAGGTCATTTAA
- a CDS encoding LCP family protein, producing the protein MEQTPTRRRRSSSASSGGRRQQPQTRRPAPKKRKRRSIGWTLYAILVVISAIIVGVYAAGHFFIKAPEIKGTEGDISTAPVVDESTQEPEDPNALIRKEGVYNFLLLGKDVDSSNTDTLIVVSYDTVNQKIGMVSIPRDTAVTREWSSMPKINAAFHSKKAGPEVLKEEIKNTFGIPIDYYIHVDLQGFIALVDELDGVDIEVPLDMNYDDPYQDLHIHLNAGMQHLNGQQTMQAVRYRHDNSDSPNYQANQWYSDVQRGEFQRQVLVELAKKVISWNSIPKVTSFLELFNTYVKTDLSMQDMLYFATKAMEVDVSTAITQGNLDGRGEGVVNGYKYCFVYEAEDILPTINSLINPYTRDLTADDLNLPVPEYYWNGGIID; encoded by the coding sequence ATGGAGCAGACACCAACCCGCCGCCGCAGGAGCAGTTCCGCTTCCTCCGGCGGCCGACGGCAGCAGCCGCAGACCCGACGTCCCGCACCCAAAAAACGCAAGCGCCGCAGCATTGGCTGGACGTTGTACGCAATCCTGGTGGTCATTTCCGCCATCATCGTGGGCGTGTATGCTGCAGGGCACTTTTTTATCAAGGCTCCGGAAATTAAAGGGACTGAGGGTGATATCTCCACGGCACCGGTGGTGGATGAAAGTACCCAGGAGCCGGAGGACCCCAACGCGCTGATCCGAAAAGAGGGGGTCTATAACTTCCTTCTGCTGGGCAAGGACGTGGATAGCAGCAACACCGATACCCTGATCGTGGTCAGCTACGACACGGTGAATCAGAAGATCGGCATGGTGTCCATCCCCCGGGATACCGCAGTGACCCGCGAGTGGAGCAGCATGCCCAAGATCAACGCCGCCTTCCACAGCAAAAAGGCCGGTCCCGAGGTGCTGAAGGAAGAGATCAAGAACACCTTTGGTATTCCCATCGACTACTACATCCATGTGGATCTGCAGGGCTTTATCGCCCTGGTAGATGAGCTGGACGGCGTGGATATTGAGGTTCCCCTGGATATGAACTACGACGACCCCTATCAGGACCTGCACATCCACCTGAATGCCGGTATGCAGCATCTGAATGGGCAGCAGACCATGCAGGCGGTGCGCTACCGCCACGACAACTCGGACAGCCCCAATTACCAAGCCAACCAGTGGTACAGCGACGTGCAGCGCGGCGAGTTCCAGCGCCAGGTGCTGGTGGAGCTGGCCAAGAAGGTGATCTCCTGGAACTCCATCCCCAAGGTGACCTCCTTCCTGGAACTGTTCAATACCTATGTGAAGACTGACCTGAGCATGCAGGACATGCTCTACTTTGCCACCAAGGCCATGGAGGTGGATGTGTCCACCGCCATCACCCAGGGCAACTTGGATGGCCGGGGCGAGGGTGTGGTCAACGGATACAAGTACTGCTTTGTCTATGAGGCGGAAGATATCCTGCCCACCATCAACTCCCTTATCAATCCCTACACCCGGGATCTGACCGCGGACGATTTGAACCTGCCTGTGCCGGAATACTACTGGAACGGCGGGATCATTGATTAA
- a CDS encoding MBL fold metallo-hydrolase, giving the protein MLSFVTLASGSSGNAALVSCGQTHILLDAGISARRITTALRGLGVDPASLSGVLITHEHTDHISGLATLTKQLSLPVYATAPTLDALAMKVPAIPEKRLGRFFAPGESFPLGELWIEPFATSHDAACSVGYAITGGDSRMVLCTDLGYISPQVERAVAGCDLLVCEANHDEEWVRTGPYPYYLKQRVLGRRGHLSNEAGAQLALLAAQNGAHTILLAHLSEENNTPAHALEVVGRTLRQAGFEDGVTLEAAPRKEPGRVYHLSRQGVRQEAAVC; this is encoded by the coding sequence TTGCTGTCATTTGTCACCCTGGCCAGCGGGTCCAGCGGCAACGCCGCCCTGGTCTCCTGCGGCCAGACTCATATCCTGCTGGATGCGGGCATCTCTGCCCGGCGCATCACCACCGCCCTGCGCGGCCTTGGGGTGGACCCAGCATCCCTGTCCGGAGTCCTCATCACCCATGAGCACACTGACCACATTTCCGGCCTTGCCACTCTCACCAAGCAGCTCAGCTTGCCGGTGTATGCCACCGCTCCCACCCTGGATGCCCTGGCCATGAAAGTACCCGCCATTCCCGAAAAACGGCTGGGCCGCTTCTTTGCCCCCGGAGAGTCTTTCCCCCTGGGGGAACTGTGGATCGAGCCCTTTGCCACCTCCCACGACGCCGCCTGCAGCGTGGGCTACGCCATTACCGGCGGCGACAGCCGCATGGTGTTGTGTACCGACCTGGGCTACATATCTCCCCAGGTGGAGCGTGCGGTGGCCGGATGCGACCTGCTGGTGTGCGAGGCCAACCACGACGAGGAGTGGGTGCGCACCGGTCCCTACCCCTATTACCTTAAGCAGCGGGTACTGGGCCGCCGTGGGCATCTGTCCAACGAGGCCGGGGCTCAGCTGGCTCTGCTGGCTGCACAAAACGGCGCCCACACTATTCTGCTGGCTCATCTGTCCGAAGAGAACAACACCCCAGCCCACGCCCTGGAGGTGGTGGGCCGCACCTTGCGTCAGGCTGGCTTTGAGGACGGGGTGACCCTGGAGGCCGCTCCCCGGAAGGAGCCGGGCCGGGTATACCATCTCTCCCGCCAGGGAGTCAGACAGGAGGCCGCCGTATGCTGA
- a CDS encoding M20 family metallopeptidase, with amino-acid sequence MEEWKGWLEDWYKEQVEVRHMLHRNPELPYEERETTRFLKQQLTAWGIRVEELPGLETGVSAVIEGAHPGPMLVLREDIDALPILENTGLDFASQKPGVCHACGHDVHTAALLYAARTLQQLREELHGSVKLIFQCAEEVGSGAYKMLEAGALKDCQPQAVVGFHCAPLLELGKIGVRRGPSNASFDIFTWTITGRGGHGAYPQRCVDPVVVSAHLITQLQTVVSRFNNPTHPAVLTVGEIHGGTAPNIIPDQVTMRGAMRAFDEGLRQEMLEQIRQITRDCCAALGAKGEVSRDVGIPSIISDPEIADGVARAVEESLGQEHLHWVPEASMGSDDFSVWMEACGGRGVQFQVGTHDPACPNSGLGIHVAENIFPDEALRYAAPVLVQFALDYLGKKD; translated from the coding sequence ATGGAAGAGTGGAAGGGCTGGCTGGAGGACTGGTATAAGGAGCAGGTGGAGGTGCGTCATATGCTGCACCGAAATCCGGAGCTGCCCTATGAGGAGCGGGAGACTACCCGTTTTTTAAAGCAGCAGCTTACCGCCTGGGGCATCCGGGTGGAGGAACTGCCCGGCCTGGAGACCGGCGTGTCCGCGGTCATTGAAGGGGCACACCCCGGTCCTATGCTGGTGCTGCGGGAGGACATTGACGCTCTGCCAATCCTGGAGAACACCGGCCTGGACTTCGCTTCCCAGAAGCCCGGCGTGTGCCACGCCTGCGGCCATGATGTGCATACTGCCGCCCTGCTGTACGCAGCCCGGACACTGCAGCAGCTGCGGGAAGAGCTCCACGGCAGTGTGAAGCTTATCTTCCAGTGTGCCGAGGAGGTGGGCAGCGGCGCCTATAAGATGCTGGAGGCCGGAGCCCTAAAAGACTGCCAGCCCCAGGCGGTGGTGGGCTTTCACTGTGCGCCTCTGCTGGAACTGGGCAAGATCGGTGTGCGCCGGGGACCCAGCAATGCCAGCTTTGATATCTTCACTTGGACCATTACCGGACGGGGTGGCCACGGGGCCTATCCCCAGCGGTGTGTGGACCCGGTAGTGGTGAGCGCCCACCTCATTACCCAGCTCCAAACGGTAGTCAGCCGCTTCAATAACCCCACCCACCCGGCCGTGCTTACCGTGGGAGAAATTCACGGAGGCACCGCCCCCAACATCATCCCCGACCAGGTGACCATGCGGGGCGCTATGCGGGCCTTTGACGAGGGGCTGCGCCAGGAGATGCTGGAGCAGATCCGGCAGATTACCCGGGACTGCTGCGCCGCCCTGGGGGCAAAGGGAGAGGTCAGCCGGGATGTGGGCATCCCTTCCATCATCAGCGACCCGGAGATCGCCGACGGAGTGGCCCGGGCGGTGGAGGAGAGCCTGGGGCAGGAGCACCTGCACTGGGTGCCGGAGGCGTCCATGGGCTCGGACGATTTCTCCGTGTGGATGGAGGCCTGCGGAGGCCGGGGAGTGCAGTTCCAGGTGGGTACCCACGATCCTGCCTGTCCCAACAGCGGGCTGGGGATCCATGTGGCGGAGAATATCTTCCCGGATGAGGCGCTCCGCTATGCTGCGCCGGTGCTGGTGCAGTTTGCCCTGGACTATCTGGGCAAGAAAGACTAA
- the hemW gene encoding radical SAM family heme chaperone HemW, with the protein MADKLGIYIHIPFCRSKCDYCDFYSLAGRDDRMDQYQKALLSHIKETAPLAQDFPVDTIYIGGGTPSYYGAKRLKELLGVTRKLYKVEKDAEVTVECNPDSVDVKSLKILRKAGVNRLSMGMQSANACELERIHRIHTPQQVNEAATAARKAGFTNLSLDLIYGLPGQTMDSWKATVEHALSLIPQHLSCYGLKVEEGTPLAARVAQGEVLPDDDQQADLYLWTVGRLERAGYPQYEISNFAKPGFASRHNLRYWLTQPYIGFGPGAHSDFGGRRYSFVRDLDAYIQGVLQGGDIIDESEIIPKRERCGEYLMLRLRTVQGINEQEYRSTYFMDFAPLQARLEQFRAQGWAEQTDGRWHFTPQGFLLSNQLIGDLLERQEQAHWEDLVSRPRHDHLDQGCP; encoded by the coding sequence ATGGCGGACAAGCTGGGCATCTATATCCATATTCCCTTCTGCCGCAGTAAGTGCGACTACTGCGACTTCTACTCTCTGGCCGGTCGGGACGACCGGATGGACCAATATCAAAAGGCGCTGCTCTCCCACATTAAGGAGACCGCCCCCCTGGCCCAGGACTTCCCTGTGGACACCATCTACATTGGCGGCGGCACCCCCAGTTACTATGGGGCCAAGCGGCTCAAGGAGCTGCTGGGTGTGACCCGCAAGCTTTATAAGGTAGAGAAGGACGCCGAGGTCACCGTGGAGTGTAATCCCGACAGTGTGGACGTGAAGTCTCTGAAGATCCTGCGCAAGGCAGGGGTCAACCGCCTGTCCATGGGAATGCAGTCAGCCAACGCCTGCGAGTTGGAGCGCATCCACCGCATCCACACCCCCCAGCAGGTCAACGAGGCGGCCACCGCCGCCCGGAAGGCTGGCTTTACCAACCTGTCCCTGGACCTCATCTACGGTCTGCCCGGCCAGACTATGGACAGCTGGAAGGCCACCGTGGAGCATGCCCTGTCCCTCATTCCTCAGCACCTGTCCTGCTATGGATTAAAGGTGGAGGAGGGCACCCCCCTGGCCGCCCGGGTAGCTCAGGGCGAGGTACTGCCCGATGACGATCAGCAGGCCGACCTCTACCTGTGGACGGTGGGACGGCTGGAGCGGGCGGGCTACCCCCAGTACGAGATCTCCAACTTTGCCAAGCCTGGCTTTGCCTCCCGGCACAACCTGCGCTACTGGCTCACCCAGCCCTACATCGGCTTTGGACCCGGCGCCCACTCCGACTTCGGCGGGCGGCGCTACTCCTTTGTACGGGATCTGGACGCCTACATCCAGGGAGTGCTCCAGGGCGGCGATATCATTGACGAATCGGAAATCATTCCCAAGCGGGAGCGGTGCGGAGAATATCTGATGCTGCGCCTGCGCACCGTTCAGGGCATCAACGAGCAGGAGTACCGCAGCACCTATTTTATGGACTTCGCCCCTCTCCAGGCCCGGCTGGAGCAATTCCGGGCTCAGGGCTGGGCGGAGCAGACCGATGGCCGTTGGCATTTCACCCCCCAGGGCTTCCTGCTGTCCAACCAGCTCATCGGCGACCTGCTGGAGCGGCAGGAGCAGGCGCACTGGGAGGATCTGGTTTCCAGACCCCGCCATGATCATCTCGACCAAGGCTGTCCTTGA
- a CDS encoding LCP family protein has translation MEGAPLAQTQIPNRRSSSGGRRQQPVKRYKRRRRGAIWALYTFVAVLAVLVVGAYAAGTFFITPPPIKEARTQVTAPAAGKTEKEKQTEAGGEAPQVAGTGALKRKEGVYNFLLLGSDKGGGNADTIIVASYDTKSQKVGVLSVPRDTMVDRDWSRNGKINAALGHGGPELLAEEITKTLGVPIDYYFHINLQGFVALVDELGGVDVDIPVDMNYDDPYQNLHIHFKKGPQHLDGQAAMEAVRYRHDNKTTVNSNYSDLDRTKLQQQVLTGLADKVISWGSITKVQSFLNIFNTYVKTDMGLKDMLYFATQGMKLNTSSAVSSATLEGRGDAYYRASAWCMELNQESTVKLVNELVNPYTRDLTLKDMNLPRAERYYFNY, from the coding sequence TTGGAGGGAGCTCCCCTGGCTCAGACACAGATACCAAACCGACGCTCGTCCTCCGGCGGCCGACGGCAGCAGCCGGTCAAGCGATATAAGCGCCGCCGCCGCGGCGCCATTTGGGCCCTTTACACCTTTGTGGCCGTACTGGCCGTTCTGGTGGTAGGTGCGTATGCCGCCGGAACCTTTTTCATCACGCCTCCGCCGATAAAAGAGGCAAGAACCCAGGTCACCGCCCCAGCGGCCGGAAAGACCGAGAAGGAAAAACAGACTGAGGCCGGGGGCGAGGCTCCTCAGGTGGCCGGAACCGGCGCGCTGAAACGGAAGGAAGGCGTTTATAACTTCCTGCTGCTGGGCAGCGATAAGGGCGGCGGTAACGCCGATACCATCATCGTGGCCAGCTATGACACCAAGTCCCAGAAGGTGGGCGTGCTCTCTGTCCCCCGCGACACCATGGTGGACCGGGACTGGAGCCGCAACGGCAAAATCAACGCCGCTCTGGGGCACGGCGGGCCGGAGCTGCTGGCCGAAGAGATCACCAAGACGCTGGGTGTGCCCATTGACTACTATTTCCACATCAACCTCCAGGGCTTTGTGGCACTGGTGGATGAGCTGGGCGGGGTGGATGTGGATATCCCCGTGGATATGAACTATGACGACCCCTACCAGAACCTGCACATCCACTTCAAGAAAGGCCCCCAGCATCTGGACGGCCAGGCGGCTATGGAGGCGGTACGCTACCGCCATGACAACAAGACCACCGTCAATTCCAATTACAGCGACCTGGACCGCACCAAGCTGCAGCAACAAGTGCTTACCGGGCTGGCGGACAAGGTGATCTCCTGGGGCAGCATCACCAAGGTGCAGTCCTTCCTGAATATCTTCAACACCTACGTCAAGACCGATATGGGACTGAAGGATATGCTCTACTTTGCCACCCAGGGCATGAAGCTGAATACCTCCAGCGCCGTTAGCTCGGCCACCCTGGAGGGCCGGGGAGACGCCTACTACCGGGCCTCCGCCTGGTGCATGGAGCTCAACCAGGAGTCTACCGTGAAGCTGGTCAACGAGCTGGTAAACCCCTATACCCGGGATCTTACCTTAAAGGATATGAACCTGCCCCGGGCTGAGCGCTACTACTTCAATTATTGA
- a CDS encoding phospho-sugar mutase: protein MSYRENYEKWLNSPALSADEKAELEAIKNDEKEIESRFFDQLSFGTAGLRGTMGVGLYRMNVHVIRHATQAFAQVILEEGPEAVKRGVAVCFDCRNNSDIFAREAACVMAGNGIPVRLFESLRPTPELSFAVREYGCIAGINVTASHNPKEYNGYKVYWEDGAQLPPKHADEVAKKMKELDVFDCVKTMDYDKAVAEGKIVLMGAETDEKFLANVMEQVNDKAVVEKMADTFKMVYTPFHGTGYKLIPEALKRLGMKHVICVPEQMVIDGDFPTVVSPNPENPEGFYLAVDLAKKNNADFILGSDPDADRVGIMVRTKDDDFVVISGNQTGVLLLDYLIGAKRRTGKMPEKPVALKTIVTTEMARKVAEVNGLQCYDTFTGFKFLAQKKDQLENSGEGNVIMSYEESYGYMLGDYVRDKDAVSASVELTEMAAWYASQGMTLYDALQALFEKYGYYGEKTLNLVMPGLDGLKKMADLMANLREKPPVEIAGVAVKEQKDYKDGSVVNVADGCKSTMELSGSNVLRYEMADGTSLIVRPSGTEPKVKVYILANGVTKAECDEKVAKYAAWAETLKG from the coding sequence ATGTCTTATCGGGAGAATTACGAGAAATGGCTTAACAGCCCCGCTCTGTCCGCCGACGAAAAGGCCGAGCTGGAGGCGATCAAGAACGATGAGAAGGAGATCGAGTCCCGCTTTTTTGACCAGCTGTCCTTTGGCACCGCCGGTCTGCGCGGCACCATGGGCGTGGGCCTGTACCGTATGAACGTGCATGTCATCCGTCACGCCACCCAGGCCTTTGCCCAGGTCATTCTGGAGGAGGGTCCTGAGGCGGTAAAGCGGGGCGTGGCCGTGTGCTTTGACTGCCGCAACAACTCCGACATCTTTGCCCGGGAGGCCGCCTGCGTCATGGCGGGCAACGGCATCCCCGTGCGTCTGTTTGAGTCCCTGCGCCCCACCCCCGAGCTCAGCTTTGCTGTGCGTGAGTACGGCTGCATCGCCGGCATCAATGTCACCGCCAGCCACAACCCCAAGGAGTACAACGGCTATAAGGTGTACTGGGAGGACGGCGCCCAGCTGCCCCCCAAGCACGCCGACGAGGTAGCCAAGAAGATGAAGGAGCTGGACGTGTTCGACTGCGTCAAGACCATGGACTACGACAAGGCCGTGGCCGAGGGCAAGATCGTCCTCATGGGCGCTGAGACCGACGAGAAGTTCCTGGCCAACGTCATGGAGCAGGTCAACGACAAGGCCGTGGTGGAGAAGATGGCTGACACCTTCAAGATGGTGTACACTCCCTTCCACGGCACCGGCTATAAGCTCATCCCCGAGGCTCTCAAGCGTCTGGGCATGAAGCACGTCATCTGCGTGCCTGAGCAGATGGTCATTGACGGCGACTTCCCCACCGTGGTCTCCCCCAACCCCGAGAACCCCGAGGGCTTCTATCTGGCGGTAGACCTGGCCAAGAAGAACAACGCCGACTTTATCCTGGGCTCCGACCCCGACGCCGACCGCGTGGGCATCATGGTACGCACCAAGGACGACGACTTTGTGGTCATCTCCGGCAACCAGACCGGCGTGCTGCTGCTGGACTACCTGATCGGTGCCAAGCGCCGCACCGGCAAGATGCCTGAGAAGCCTGTGGCCCTCAAGACCATCGTGACCACCGAGATGGCCCGCAAGGTGGCTGAGGTCAACGGCCTGCAGTGCTACGACACCTTCACTGGCTTTAAGTTCCTGGCCCAGAAGAAGGACCAGCTGGAGAACAGCGGCGAGGGCAACGTCATTATGTCCTACGAGGAGAGCTACGGCTACATGCTGGGCGACTACGTCCGGGACAAGGACGCCGTCTCCGCCAGTGTGGAGCTCACTGAGATGGCCGCTTGGTACGCCAGCCAAGGCATGACTCTGTATGATGCCCTCCAGGCTCTGTTTGAGAAGTACGGCTACTACGGCGAGAAGACTCTGAACCTGGTCATGCCCGGCCTGGACGGCTTGAAGAAGATGGCCGACCTGATGGCCAATCTGCGTGAGAAGCCCCCTGTGGAGATCGCCGGTGTGGCGGTCAAGGAGCAGAAGGACTACAAGGACGGCAGCGTGGTCAATGTGGCTGACGGCTGCAAGAGCACCATGGAACTTTCCGGTTCCAACGTGCTGCGCTACGAGATGGCCGACGGCACCAGCCTCATCGTCCGTCCCTCCGGCACCGAGCCCAAGGTCAAGGTCTACATCCTGGCCAACGGCGTCACCAAGGCCGAGTGCGACGAGAAGGTGGCTAAGTACGCCGCCTGGGCTGAGACCCTGAAGGGCTAA
- a CDS encoding UDP-N-acetylglucosamine 1-carboxyvinyltransferase, with translation MFISFERVQTSLNKYQIQGGKPLHGTITISGAKNAAVAIIPAALLVDGVCRIENIPQISDVTLILQILQELGADVRTVNRTTVDIDCSHIRNRQVPYELARKIRASYYLVGALLGRFGWAEVPLPGGCDLGGRPIDQHIKGFVAMGADVDVRNGLICAKVPGGRLSGGQIYLDMVSVGATMNIMLAGVLADGMTIIENAAKEPHIVDLANFLNSMGANIMGAGTDVIKIRGVKRLKGGTYSIIPDQIEAGTYMAAVAAAGGDVLIQNVIPKHLDCITAKLVEMGVDVEELDDAVRVRRFGPISRTNVKTMPYPGFPTDMQPQIAAVLCLATGTSVLTEGVWDSRYRYVDEFRRMGAHIQVDGKVAVIEGVPQLTGAPVNACDLRAGAAMVIAGLAAQGVTEVGDIHHIERGYEDLVGKLSGVGANIKMITVPDEDAKSQVG, from the coding sequence ATGTTTATTTCCTTCGAGAGGGTGCAGACAAGTTTGAATAAGTATCAGATTCAGGGCGGTAAGCCCCTTCACGGAACCATCACCATCAGCGGCGCCAAAAACGCCGCTGTCGCTATCATCCCCGCTGCCCTGCTGGTGGACGGGGTGTGCCGAATCGAGAACATTCCCCAGATCAGCGACGTCACTCTGATCCTCCAGATCCTTCAGGAGCTGGGGGCTGACGTGCGCACTGTCAACCGTACCACGGTGGACATTGACTGCTCTCACATCCGCAATCGTCAGGTCCCCTATGAGCTGGCCCGCAAGATCCGCGCCAGCTACTACCTGGTGGGTGCTCTGCTGGGCCGCTTCGGCTGGGCCGAGGTACCCCTGCCCGGCGGCTGTGATCTGGGCGGACGGCCCATTGACCAGCACATCAAGGGCTTTGTGGCCATGGGCGCGGATGTAGATGTGCGCAACGGCCTGATCTGCGCCAAGGTCCCCGGCGGACGTCTGTCCGGCGGACAGATCTACCTGGACATGGTGTCCGTGGGCGCCACCATGAACATCATGCTGGCCGGTGTGCTGGCCGATGGCATGACCATCATTGAAAATGCCGCCAAGGAGCCCCATATCGTGGACCTGGCCAACTTCCTCAACTCCATGGGCGCCAACATCATGGGCGCGGGCACCGACGTGATCAAGATCCGCGGCGTCAAGCGTCTCAAGGGCGGCACCTATTCCATCATCCCCGACCAGATCGAGGCCGGCACCTATATGGCTGCCGTGGCCGCTGCCGGCGGCGACGTGCTCATTCAGAACGTCATCCCCAAGCATCTGGACTGCATCACCGCCAAGCTGGTGGAGATGGGCGTGGATGTGGAGGAGCTGGACGACGCGGTGCGGGTGCGCCGCTTTGGCCCCATCAGCCGCACCAACGTGAAGACCATGCCCTACCCCGGTTTCCCCACCGACATGCAGCCTCAGATCGCCGCGGTACTCTGCCTTGCCACCGGCACCAGCGTACTCACCGAGGGCGTGTGGGACAGCCGCTACCGCTATGTGGATGAGTTCCGCCGCATGGGCGCTCACATCCAGGTGGACGGCAAGGTGGCCGTCATTGAGGGTGTGCCCCAGCTCACCGGCGCACCGGTGAATGCCTGCGACCTGCGGGCGGGCGCTGCCATGGTCATCGCCGGTCTGGCTGCTCAGGGCGTCACCGAGGTGGGCGATATCCACCACATTGAGCGCGGCTACGAGGACCTGGTTGGCAAGCTGTCCGGCGTAGGCGCCAACATTAAAATGATCACCGTCCCCGACGAGGACGCCAAGTCCCAGGTGGGCTAA
- the rlmH gene encoding 23S rRNA (pseudouridine(1915)-N(3))-methyltransferase RlmH: MLSVHLICVGKLKEKFYLEACKEYEKRLGGYCKLTLTELPEEKLPQNPTQGQIDQALAKEADAIRAKLPPSASLVALCVEGKLRSSEELAKIVADWQQSSAKHLVFLIGGSYGLHPSIKQQAWLKLSMSPMTFPHHLARVMLLEQVYRAFKINEGSSYHK; encoded by the coding sequence ATGCTGAGCGTTCATCTCATCTGCGTTGGAAAGCTGAAGGAGAAGTTCTATCTGGAGGCCTGCAAGGAGTACGAAAAGCGGCTGGGCGGCTACTGCAAGCTCACCCTCACCGAGCTGCCCGAGGAGAAGCTGCCTCAGAACCCCACCCAGGGCCAGATCGATCAGGCTCTGGCCAAGGAGGCCGACGCTATCCGCGCCAAGCTTCCTCCCAGCGCCAGTCTGGTAGCTCTCTGTGTGGAAGGAAAGCTGCGCTCCAGTGAGGAACTGGCCAAAATCGTGGCCGATTGGCAGCAGTCCTCCGCCAAGCATTTGGTCTTTCTCATCGGCGGCTCCTACGGCCTGCATCCCTCCATCAAGCAGCAGGCTTGGCTCAAGCTCTCCATGTCCCCCATGACCTTCCCCCACCACCTGGCACGGGTGATGCTTTTGGAGCAGGTCTACCGGGCCTTTAAGATCAACGAAGGCTCCAGCTACCACAAGTAG
- a CDS encoding helix-turn-helix transcriptional regulator: protein MTNRIAQLRKERRISQAELADAVDVTRQTIISLENGRYNASLLLAHKIAKYFGMTIEEVFLFEEEEA, encoded by the coding sequence GTGACCAACCGCATTGCCCAGCTGCGCAAGGAGCGGCGCATCTCCCAGGCGGAGCTGGCCGACGCCGTGGACGTGACCCGGCAGACCATTATCTCCCTGGAGAACGGACGCTACAACGCCTCTTTGCTGCTGGCCCATAAGATCGCCAAATATTTTGGGATGACCATTGAGGAAGTATTCCTGTTTGAGGAGGAAGAGGCATGA